One region of Erwinia tracheiphila genomic DNA includes:
- the feoA gene encoding ferrous iron transporter A, whose amino-acid sequence MQYIPGHYYHILRFSPDVSTAFRQKLLSLGLLPGTSFKVRRIAPLGDPIQIETRRFSLMLRKKDLSSLHIALAE is encoded by the coding sequence ATGCAATATATTCCAGGGCACTATTACCACATCCTGCGTTTCTCTCCAGACGTCAGCACGGCTTTCAGACAAAAACTGCTCTCTCTTGGCCTGCTGCCCGGAACCTCGTTTAAAGTCAGACGCATCGCGCCTTTGGGCGATCCCATTCAGATCGAAACACGCCGCTTCAGTCTGATGCTGCGCAAAAAAGATCTCTCCTCCCTGCACATCGCTCTTGCTGAATGA
- a CDS encoding Tex family protein, which produces MMKDSLNHIIANELQARTEQVDAAVRLLDEGNTVPFIARYRKEVTGGLDDTQLRQLETRLGYLRELEERRQSILKSIDEQGKLNDELAIAIRSTLSKTELEDLYLPYKPKRRTRGQIAIEAGLAPLADQLWQDPSHSPEQLAANYVDAEKGVTDSKAALDGARYILMERFAEDATLLAKVREYLWKNAHLVSRVLEGKEEEGAKFRDYFTHHESLSSVPSHRALAMFRGRNEGILQLSLNADPQFDEPPRESHGEQIIADHLNLRLNNAPADSWRKAVVSWTWRIKVLLHLETELMGSVRERAEDEAINVFARNLHDLLMAAPAGMRATMGLDPGLRTGVKVAVVDATGKLVATDTIYPHTGQAAKAASAVAALCTRHQVELVAIGNGTASRETERFFLDVQKQFPQVNAQKVIVSEAGASVYSASELAALEFPDLDVSIRGAVSIARRLQDPLSELVKIDPKSIGVGQYQHDVSQSQLAKKLDAVVEDCVNGVGVDLNTASVPLLTRVAGLSKMIAQNIVSWRDEHGRFQDRQQLLKVSRLGPKAFEQCAGFLRINHGDNPLDASTVHPEAYPVVQRILTATRQVLADLMGNASALRNLRAVDFTDERFGVPTVSDIIKELEKPGRDPRPEFKTAQFAEGIETMNDLLPGMVLEGAVTNVTNFGAFVNIGVHQDGLVHISSLSDKFIDDPHKVVKAGDIVKVKVMEVDLQRKRIALTMRLDEQPGDTSARRSDSARTSPRQSQSKPRPAPSQPAGNSAMGDALAAAFGKKC; this is translated from the coding sequence ATGATGAAAGATTCGCTGAACCACATTATTGCAAATGAGCTGCAGGCACGCACAGAGCAGGTTGACGCCGCTGTTCGTCTGCTGGATGAAGGGAATACCGTACCGTTTATCGCACGCTATCGTAAAGAGGTCACCGGCGGGCTGGACGACACCCAGCTGCGCCAGCTTGAAACGCGTCTGGGCTACCTCAGAGAGCTGGAAGAGCGCCGCCAGTCCATTCTCAAATCTATCGACGAACAGGGTAAGCTCAATGACGAGCTGGCCATTGCCATTCGCAGTACCCTGAGTAAAACCGAGCTGGAAGACCTCTATCTGCCTTACAAACCTAAACGTCGTACACGCGGTCAGATTGCCATTGAGGCAGGACTTGCACCGCTGGCAGACCAGCTTTGGCAAGATCCTTCCCACAGCCCGGAGCAGCTGGCAGCAAACTATGTCGATGCAGAAAAAGGTGTTACCGACAGCAAAGCCGCTCTCGACGGTGCGCGCTACATTCTGATGGAACGCTTTGCAGAGGATGCCACCCTGCTGGCAAAAGTCCGCGAATACCTGTGGAAAAATGCACATCTGGTGTCCCGCGTGCTGGAAGGTAAGGAAGAAGAAGGGGCAAAATTTCGGGACTACTTTACGCATCATGAGTCACTCTCCTCCGTGCCGTCACACCGCGCGCTGGCCATGTTTCGCGGCCGCAATGAGGGCATCTTGCAGCTCTCTCTCAACGCCGATCCACAGTTTGACGAGCCGCCCCGCGAAAGCCACGGCGAGCAAATCATTGCCGACCATCTTAATCTGCGGTTGAACAATGCCCCCGCCGATAGCTGGCGTAAAGCGGTGGTCAGCTGGACCTGGCGCATTAAGGTGCTGCTGCATCTTGAAACCGAACTGATGGGCAGCGTGCGTGAACGTGCTGAAGACGAAGCGATCAACGTATTCGCCCGCAACCTGCACGACCTGCTGATGGCAGCCCCGGCCGGGATGCGCGCCACTATGGGACTGGATCCGGGCCTGCGCACTGGCGTGAAAGTCGCGGTGGTGGATGCAACAGGCAAGCTGGTTGCCACCGATACCATCTATCCGCACACCGGGCAGGCAGCGAAAGCCGCATCGGCAGTGGCGGCACTCTGTACCAGGCACCAGGTTGAGCTGGTTGCCATTGGCAACGGCACCGCCTCACGCGAGACCGAGCGCTTTTTCCTTGATGTTCAGAAGCAATTCCCGCAGGTAAATGCCCAGAAAGTGATCGTCAGCGAGGCTGGTGCATCGGTTTATTCCGCCTCGGAACTGGCCGCGCTGGAGTTTCCTGACCTTGACGTCTCGATTCGCGGGGCCGTGTCTATCGCGCGCCGTCTGCAGGACCCACTGTCTGAGCTAGTCAAAATCGATCCAAAATCCATCGGCGTAGGTCAGTACCAGCACGATGTCAGCCAGAGCCAGCTCGCGAAAAAACTGGATGCGGTCGTGGAGGATTGCGTCAACGGCGTCGGCGTGGACTTGAACACCGCCTCGGTGCCACTGCTGACCCGCGTCGCCGGACTGAGTAAAATGATCGCACAGAATATTGTGAGCTGGCGCGATGAGCACGGTCGTTTTCAGGATCGTCAACAATTGCTGAAAGTCAGCCGCCTGGGGCCAAAAGCGTTCGAGCAGTGTGCCGGATTCCTGCGTATTAATCACGGTGACAATCCGCTGGACGCGTCAACCGTCCATCCCGAAGCCTATCCGGTGGTGCAACGCATCCTTACGGCGACACGCCAGGTGCTGGCGGACTTGATGGGCAACGCTTCTGCATTGCGTAACCTGCGCGCCGTGGACTTCACTGATGAGCGATTCGGTGTGCCAACCGTCAGCGATATCATCAAAGAGCTGGAGAAGCCAGGCCGCGACCCGCGCCCGGAGTTTAAAACGGCTCAGTTCGCTGAAGGTATCGAAACCATGAACGATCTGCTCCCCGGCATGGTGCTGGAAGGTGCTGTTACTAACGTAACCAACTTCGGCGCCTTTGTTAATATCGGCGTGCATCAGGATGGCCTGGTACATATTTCTTCGCTGTCCGATAAGTTCATTGATGACCCGCATAAAGTGGTGAAAGCAGGCGATATTGTCAAGGTGAAGGTAATGGAAGTGGATCTGCAGCGTAAGCGCATTGCGCTGACCATGAGGCTTGACGAGCAACCGGGTGACACCAGCGCCCGTCGCAGCGACAGCGCACGCACCAGTCCACGCCAGTCGCAAAGCAAGCCGCGCCCAGCCCCATCACAACCCGCTGGTAACAGTGCCATGGGTGATGCACTGGCCGCCGCCTTCGGTAAAAAATGTTAA
- the greB gene encoding transcription elongation factor GreB, whose translation MKTKLITREGYDKLKQELDFLWREERPEVTKKVTWAASLGDRSENADYQYNKKRLREIDRRVRYLTKCLEQLRIVDYSPQQDGKVFFGAWVEVENDDGEIKHFRIVGYDEIFGRKDYISIDSPMARALLRKEIGDVATVHTPAGEATWYVNAIDYLHPV comes from the coding sequence ATGAAAACCAAACTGATCACCCGCGAAGGCTACGACAAGCTCAAACAGGAGCTGGATTTTCTGTGGCGTGAGGAGCGTCCGGAAGTGACTAAAAAAGTCACCTGGGCTGCCAGCCTCGGTGACCGCAGCGAAAACGCCGACTATCAGTACAACAAAAAGCGTCTGCGCGAAATCGATCGTCGCGTGCGTTATTTAACGAAATGCCTTGAGCAGCTGCGCATCGTGGATTATTCCCCGCAGCAGGATGGCAAAGTGTTTTTTGGTGCTTGGGTTGAAGTGGAAAACGACGACGGCGAGATCAAACATTTTCGTATCGTGGGCTACGACGAAATTTTCGGCCGTAAAGACTACATTTCCATCGACTCGCCGATGGCCCGCGCCCTGCTCAGGAAGGAAATCGGTGATGTAGCAACCGTGCATACTCCCGCAGGTGAAGCGACCTGGTATGTCAATGCCATTGACTACCTCCACCCCGTGTGA
- the ompR gene encoding osmolarity response regulator transcription factor OmpR, with product MQENYKILVVDDDMRLRALLERYLTEQGFQVRSVANAEQMDRLLTRESFHLMVLDLMLPGEDGLSICRRLRSQSNPMPIIMVTAKGEEVDRIVGLEIGADDYIPKPFNPRELLARIRAVLRRQANELPGAPSQEEAVIAFGKFKLNLGTREMFREDEPMPLTSGEFAVLKALVSHPREPLSRDKLMNLARGREYSAMERSIDVQISRLRRMVEEDPAHPRYIQTVWGLGYVFVPDGSKA from the coding sequence ATGCAAGAGAATTACAAAATTCTGGTGGTGGATGACGACATGCGTCTGCGTGCCTTGCTGGAGCGTTATCTGACCGAACAGGGTTTTCAGGTGCGTAGCGTGGCCAACGCCGAGCAGATGGACCGTCTGCTGACGCGCGAATCCTTCCACCTGATGGTGCTGGATTTGATGCTACCGGGCGAGGATGGGTTATCTATCTGCCGTCGTTTACGAAGTCAGAGTAACCCGATGCCGATAATTATGGTGACGGCAAAAGGTGAAGAAGTTGACCGCATTGTCGGGCTGGAAATCGGCGCGGACGATTATATTCCCAAGCCGTTTAACCCACGCGAACTGCTGGCGCGCATTCGTGCGGTGCTGCGCCGTCAGGCGAACGAGCTGCCGGGCGCACCTTCCCAGGAGGAAGCGGTTATTGCCTTTGGTAAGTTCAAGCTGAATCTCGGTACCCGTGAAATGTTTCGCGAAGATGAGCCGATGCCGCTCACCAGCGGTGAATTCGCCGTGCTCAAGGCGCTGGTCAGTCACCCTCGCGAGCCTCTTTCCCGCGATAAGCTGATGAATCTGGCGCGTGGCCGTGAATACAGCGCCATGGAGCGTTCCATTGATGTGCAAATCTCCCGCCTGCGTCGCATGGTGGAAGAGGACCCGGCGCATCCGCGCTATATCCAGACTGTCTGGGGGCTGGGCTACGTGTTCGTACCGGACGGCAGTAAGGCATGA
- the envZ gene encoding two-component system sensor histidine kinase EnvZ: protein MRRIRFSPRSSFARTLLLIITLLFVSLVTTYLVVLNFAILPSLQQFNKVLAYEVRMLMTDRLQLEDGTQLEVPLAFRREIYRELGISLYTNTAAEESGLRWAQHYEFLSQQMAQQLGGPTDVRVEVNKNSPVVWLKTWLSPDIWVRVPLTEIHQGDFSPLFRYTLAIMLLAIGGAWLFIRIQNRPLVELEHAALQVGKGIIPPPLREYGASEVRSVTRAFNQMAAGVKQLADDRTLLMAGVSHDLRTPLTRIRLATEMMSQQDGYLAESINKDIEECNAIIEQFIDYLRTGQEIQTERADLNSVLGEVVAAESGYEREIENAVMPAELLLDINPLSIKRAAANMVVNAARYGNGWIKVSSGREPERAWFQVEDDGPGIAPNQLKHLLQPFVRGDSARSTSGTGLGLAIVQRIIDAHQGTLEIGESERGGLCIRAYLPLPAVVASASVAAG from the coding sequence ATGAGGCGAATCCGCTTCTCTCCCCGCAGTTCGTTTGCCCGCACGCTGCTGCTGATTATTACGCTGCTGTTTGTCAGCCTGGTTACCACTTATCTGGTGGTGCTGAACTTTGCCATTCTGCCCAGCCTGCAGCAGTTTAATAAAGTGCTGGCATATGAAGTGCGTATGCTTATGACCGACAGGTTGCAGCTGGAAGACGGCACGCAGCTGGAAGTGCCGCTGGCGTTTCGCCGTGAGATCTACCGCGAGCTGGGTATTTCGCTGTACACCAACACGGCGGCGGAAGAGAGCGGATTACGCTGGGCGCAACATTATGAATTTCTCAGTCAGCAAATGGCCCAGCAGTTGGGTGGCCCGACTGATGTCCGCGTGGAGGTCAATAAAAATTCCCCGGTAGTCTGGCTGAAAACCTGGCTGTCACCGGATATCTGGGTACGGGTGCCGCTGACGGAAATTCATCAGGGTGATTTCTCGCCGCTGTTCCGATATACGCTGGCGATTATGCTGCTGGCGATTGGCGGCGCATGGCTGTTTATCCGCATTCAGAACCGCCCGCTGGTGGAGCTGGAACATGCTGCGCTACAGGTGGGAAAGGGGATTATTCCGCCACCGCTCCGTGAATATGGTGCCTCGGAAGTGCGTTCTGTGACCCGCGCGTTCAACCAGATGGCCGCAGGCGTGAAGCAGCTGGCTGACGACAGGACGCTGTTAATGGCCGGGGTTAGCCATGATTTGCGTACGCCGCTGACGCGTATACGGCTGGCCACCGAAATGATGTCACAGCAGGATGGCTATCTTGCCGAATCGATTAACAAAGATATCGAAGAGTGCAATGCCATTATTGAGCAGTTTATCGATTATCTTCGTACCGGCCAGGAGATACAAACCGAGAGGGCAGACCTGAACAGCGTGCTGGGCGAAGTCGTGGCGGCAGAAAGCGGCTATGAGCGTGAGATCGAAAATGCCGTGATGCCTGCGGAGTTGCTACTGGATATCAATCCTCTGTCAATTAAGCGCGCCGCAGCCAATATGGTGGTCAATGCTGCCCGCTACGGTAACGGCTGGATTAAAGTCAGCAGCGGCCGCGAGCCGGAGCGCGCCTGGTTCCAAGTGGAAGATGACGGGCCGGGTATTGCCCCGAATCAGCTAAAACACCTGCTTCAACCTTTTGTGCGGGGTGACAGTGCCCGCAGCACCAGTGGTACGGGGCTGGGGCTGGCGATCGTTCAGCGTATTATTGATGCGCATCAGGGAACGCTTGAGATAGGTGAAAGCGAGCGGGGCGGGTTATGTATCCGTGCTTACCTGCCGCTGCCAGCGGTTGTGGCTTCAGCGTCGGTTGCGGCGGGATAA
- the pckA gene encoding phosphoenolpyruvate carboxykinase (ATP) — protein sequence MRELTPQDLVAYGITDTIEIIHNPDFDTLFREETRAELTGYERGIVTQSGAVAVDTGIFTGRSPKDKYIVRDDTTRDTVWWSDQGKGKNDNQPLSQEIWQQLKSLVTTQLSHKRLFIVDTWCGANPDTRLCVRFITEVAWQAHFVKNMFIRPDAEALATFEPDFVVMNGAKCTNPNWQQQGLHSENFVAFNLTERIQLIGGTWYGGEMKKGLFAIMNYLLPLKGIAAMHCSANIGPAGDVAVFFGLSGTGKTTLSTDPQRKLIGDDEHGWDDDGVFNFEGGCYAKTIKLSEQAEPEIYHAIRRDALLENVVVREDGSVDYDDDRKTENTRVSYPINHIDNIVKPVSKAGHARKVIFLTADAFGVLPPVSRLTPAQTQYHFLSGFTAKLAGTERGVTEPTPTFSACFGAAFLTLHPTQYAEVLVKRMAAAGAEAYLVNTGWNGSGKRISLRDTRAIINAILNDDLVGAKTVTLPIFNLAMPTALPGVDSAILDPRNTYADPAKWQEKAEELAGLFITNFDKYTDTPAGRALVPAGPQR from the coding sequence ATGCGCGAACTGACCCCACAGGACCTCGTTGCTTATGGCATCACCGATACGATTGAGATTATCCATAATCCAGATTTTGACACTTTATTTCGGGAAGAAACCCGCGCGGAGCTGACAGGCTACGAGCGAGGCATCGTCACACAGTCCGGCGCGGTCGCCGTTGATACCGGTATTTTTACCGGCCGTTCACCTAAAGATAAGTACATTGTGCGAGACGATACCACACGCGACACAGTGTGGTGGAGCGATCAGGGCAAAGGAAAAAACGATAATCAGCCTCTGTCACAGGAAATCTGGCAACAGCTTAAATCTCTGGTTACAACGCAGCTTTCCCACAAACGTCTGTTTATTGTCGATACCTGGTGTGGTGCTAACCCAGACACCCGGCTTTGCGTGCGTTTTATTACCGAAGTGGCCTGGCAAGCTCATTTCGTTAAAAACATGTTTATCCGCCCGGATGCAGAGGCACTTGCCACATTTGAACCCGATTTTGTGGTGATGAACGGCGCGAAATGCACCAATCCAAACTGGCAGCAGCAGGGGCTGCATTCGGAGAACTTCGTTGCCTTTAATTTAACTGAACGCATCCAGCTGATTGGTGGTACCTGGTACGGCGGCGAAATGAAAAAAGGCCTGTTTGCGATAATGAACTACCTTCTGCCACTGAAGGGCATTGCTGCCATGCACTGCTCTGCCAACATTGGGCCAGCTGGCGATGTCGCGGTCTTCTTTGGCCTCTCCGGGACGGGAAAAACCACGCTCTCCACCGATCCACAGCGTAAACTGATTGGTGACGACGAACACGGCTGGGATGATGATGGGGTATTTAACTTTGAGGGTGGCTGCTACGCTAAAACCATCAAGCTGTCTGAGCAGGCAGAACCGGAAATTTATCATGCAATCCGTCGTGACGCGTTATTGGAAAACGTCGTGGTGAGGGAAGATGGCTCAGTCGATTACGATGACGACAGAAAAACCGAAAACACGCGCGTCTCCTACCCTATCAATCATATCGACAACATCGTAAAGCCAGTGTCAAAAGCGGGGCACGCACGCAAGGTTATTTTCCTGACAGCCGATGCTTTTGGCGTACTGCCGCCGGTTTCACGTCTGACGCCGGCCCAGACACAGTACCATTTTCTTTCGGGGTTTACCGCAAAACTGGCAGGAACCGAGCGGGGTGTCACTGAACCCACTCCCACGTTCTCTGCATGCTTCGGTGCCGCGTTTCTGACGCTGCATCCGACACAATACGCGGAAGTGCTGGTGAAAAGAATGGCAGCAGCAGGCGCCGAAGCCTACCTGGTTAATACTGGTTGGAACGGCAGCGGTAAACGTATTTCGCTCAGGGATACCAGGGCCATTATCAATGCCATCCTGAACGATGACCTTGTCGGTGCAAAAACCGTCACGCTACCGATATTTAATCTGGCTATGCCGACTGCGCTGCCGGGTGTTGACAGTGCAATCCTCGACCCGCGTAACACCTACGCCGATCCTGCAAAATGGCAAGAGAAAGCAGAGGAGCTTGCTGGACTGTTTATCACCAACTTTGATAAATATACTGACACACCCGCCGGGAGAGCGCTGGTACCTGCTGGTCCTCAGCGATAA
- the hslO gene encoding Hsp33 family molecular chaperone HslO encodes MVHQDQMQRYLFENYAVRGELVTVSDTWQAIINSHDYPSPVQQILGELLVATSLLTATLKFDGDITVQLQGDGPLKLAVINGDNQQQMRGAAWLQGEIAAGCTLKELVGNGYLVITISPKEGERYQGVVGLEGETLAACLEDYFMRSEQLQTRLFIRTGEHDGKPGAAGILLQILPAQDANPEDFNHLVTLTETIKTDELLNLPANDVLWRLYHQEEVTLFDPQNVSFHCTCSQVRCGEVLRTLAAEEVDQMIAEDGQIDMHCDYCGSHYIFEAVDIAAIRNDSTTGNAQVH; translated from the coding sequence ATGGTTCATCAAGACCAAATGCAGCGTTATCTGTTTGAGAACTACGCCGTGCGTGGTGAACTGGTCACCGTGTCCGACACCTGGCAGGCAATCATCAACAGCCACGACTACCCGTCGCCGGTTCAGCAGATACTGGGGGAACTTCTGGTTGCGACCAGCCTGCTCACAGCAACGCTGAAATTTGATGGCGACATTACCGTGCAGTTACAGGGGGATGGTCCGTTGAAGCTCGCGGTCATCAACGGTGATAACCAGCAGCAGATGCGCGGCGCGGCGTGGCTGCAGGGTGAGATCGCAGCAGGATGCACCTTAAAAGAGTTGGTGGGTAATGGCTATCTGGTTATCACCATTTCTCCGAAAGAAGGCGAACGTTATCAGGGTGTTGTCGGTCTGGAAGGCGAGACGCTGGCAGCATGCCTGGAAGATTATTTTATGCGCTCAGAACAGCTGCAAACCAGGCTGTTTATTCGTACCGGTGAGCATGATGGCAAGCCTGGCGCGGCCGGTATTTTGTTACAGATTCTGCCTGCGCAAGATGCTAATCCGGAGGATTTCAATCATCTGGTCACCCTGACCGAAACCATAAAGACCGACGAATTGCTAAATTTACCTGCCAATGACGTATTGTGGCGCCTGTATCACCAGGAAGAGGTGACTCTCTTTGATCCACAGAACGTCAGTTTTCACTGCACCTGTTCACAGGTGCGCTGTGGAGAAGTATTACGCACGCTGGCAGCAGAAGAAGTTGACCAGATGATTGCTGAAGACGGTCAAATTGATATGCACTGCGACTACTGTGGCAGCCACTACATTTTTGAAGCCGTGGATATCGCCGCCATTCGTAACGACTCAACGACAGGTAACGCCCAGGTCCATTGA
- the hslR gene encoding ribosome-associated heat shock protein Hsp15: MKETPTQAVRLDKWLWAARFYKTRSTAREMIEGGKVHYNGQRTRPGKIVEHLAELTLRQGNDERTVIVHAVSDQRRPATEAQKMYSETAESIEKREKTAQAHKMNALSMPHPDRRPHKKERRELLKFKHAGDE; this comes from the coding sequence ATGAAAGAAACACCCACACAAGCAGTGCGCCTTGACAAATGGCTTTGGGCCGCCCGCTTTTACAAAACCCGCTCCACGGCCCGCGAGATGATTGAAGGCGGCAAAGTTCATTACAATGGTCAACGCACCAGGCCGGGCAAAATCGTAGAACATCTGGCTGAACTGACATTGCGTCAGGGAAATGATGAAAGAACCGTCATCGTCCACGCCGTCAGCGACCAGCGCCGCCCCGCGACGGAAGCACAGAAGATGTATAGCGAAACCGCTGAAAGCATTGAAAAAAGAGAAAAAACAGCCCAGGCACACAAAATGAATGCACTGAGCATGCCGCATCCTGACCGCCGTCCTCATAAAAAAGAGCGGCGGGAGTTATTGAAATTTAAACACGCTGGCGATGAGTAA
- a CDS encoding intracellular growth attenuator family protein: MSAIVIILAVMLACSLGAGCFFWYAMRHRPPLAKPLPFISPPFRKLNDDERKAVEHYIDSLEKHRSSVIPSGASGTTDHLVLSSQSSNVYPVTRSITRYGLSTDDPYKWRYYLDAVEVHLPPHWEQYITDENFVELIKTQSIPLVISLNGHSLVNYAYEQPSLPPIVRPAGQNASIRQEESENIELIKMRKETRDEYALRRPDGTREAFAINIALLLIFFSLNGPSILMTWLIIAAITVILVSCWSLYRRPGEKDLKDIHSLRGAPKRWGLFGESNQGQVSNISLGIIDLIYPAHWQPWVANDLGQSTEVDIYLSRHVVRQGRFLSLQDEVRNFPVQRWRKNMVLAAGSLLVLLLLISWVPLSMPLKLSMAWLKGTESVQVHSVGELDKTPLRVGDSLKVNGEGMCSIPALYQGNRSYNFMPFDCSAIYWNTAAPLPQPQSDIIDKATALLATTNQQLHPQNNTDQKLNPQLATAIQKSGMILLDNFSDIVLRTQDLCSQAQDCIRLKNALVNLGNAKDWETLVHRADSGALNGMNVLLRRVSAEALENLVNTATSSFFYRETRRAAEALNSPPPGGFVILSDEGKQLVSQQPPGVSLFDYDAPEQWPELQRLAGMLLHTSFSASGIVTSITTDANGTRHIALHSEPDVLTLVRYLGNSLLLVVSALSFIINSLLALKRIHRNRLRTSAIQSYYDKCFNHTPGSSEGIRPLF; the protein is encoded by the coding sequence ATGAGCGCAATAGTCATTATATTGGCTGTGATGCTGGCCTGTTCGCTCGGAGCAGGTTGTTTCTTCTGGTACGCTATGCGGCACAGGCCGCCGTTGGCGAAACCACTGCCATTCATTAGTCCCCCATTCCGTAAGCTTAACGATGACGAACGCAAAGCCGTTGAACATTACATCGACTCACTGGAAAAACACCGTAGCAGCGTTATCCCAAGCGGGGCCAGCGGTACAACCGATCATCTTGTCCTGAGCTCACAAAGCAGCAATGTTTACCCTGTTACACGTTCAATTACGCGCTATGGTTTGTCTACTGATGATCCCTACAAATGGCGCTATTATCTTGACGCCGTTGAAGTTCATCTCCCGCCACATTGGGAGCAGTACATTACGGATGAAAACTTTGTCGAACTCATTAAGACACAAAGTATTCCGTTGGTTATCTCGTTGAACGGCCATTCACTGGTTAACTATGCCTATGAACAGCCTTCCTTGCCGCCCATCGTCAGGCCTGCTGGCCAGAACGCCTCAATCAGACAAGAAGAAAGTGAAAATATTGAGCTGATTAAGATGCGCAAAGAGACGCGCGATGAGTATGCACTCCGTCGACCCGATGGCACCCGTGAAGCCTTTGCCATCAATATCGCTCTTTTGCTGATATTTTTTAGCTTGAACGGGCCAAGCATTTTAATGACGTGGTTGATAATTGCAGCCATCACTGTCATTTTGGTTAGCTGCTGGTCTCTCTATCGCCGTCCCGGCGAGAAGGACTTGAAGGATATTCATTCACTGAGAGGTGCGCCCAAGCGTTGGGGATTGTTTGGCGAATCCAATCAGGGGCAGGTCAGTAATATATCGTTAGGTATTATCGATCTTATCTACCCCGCGCACTGGCAACCCTGGGTTGCGAACGATCTTGGCCAGTCGACGGAAGTCGATATCTATCTCAGCCGCCATGTTGTACGCCAGGGACGTTTTCTCTCGTTACAGGACGAGGTGCGCAATTTTCCTGTACAGCGCTGGCGAAAAAACATGGTGCTGGCAGCCGGTTCACTTTTAGTGCTCTTGCTGCTGATATCGTGGGTCCCATTAAGCATGCCGCTGAAGCTGAGTATGGCATGGCTTAAAGGCACAGAAAGCGTACAGGTACATTCCGTTGGTGAGTTAGATAAGACGCCACTGCGCGTCGGAGACAGTCTGAAAGTGAACGGTGAAGGAATGTGCTCTATCCCTGCCCTCTATCAGGGAAACCGCTCTTATAACTTTATGCCCTTCGACTGTTCAGCCATTTACTGGAACACGGCCGCACCGCTGCCGCAGCCCCAGTCAGACATTATTGATAAAGCGACCGCACTACTGGCCACGACCAATCAGCAGCTTCACCCTCAGAACAATACCGATCAAAAACTGAATCCACAACTCGCTACCGCTATCCAGAAATCCGGAATGATTTTACTGGATAACTTTTCTGATATCGTATTGAGAACGCAGGATTTATGCAGCCAGGCGCAAGACTGTATCAGACTTAAAAATGCACTGGTTAACCTTGGTAATGCTAAAGATTGGGAAACGCTGGTACACCGGGCCGACTCCGGCGCACTCAATGGCATGAATGTATTATTACGTCGGGTCAGTGCCGAAGCGCTTGAAAATCTGGTCAATACTGCGACTTCATCCTTCTTCTATCGGGAAACACGCCGGGCGGCGGAAGCTCTGAACAGTCCGCCACCCGGCGGTTTTGTGATCCTGAGTGATGAAGGTAAACAGCTGGTCAGCCAGCAGCCCCCTGGTGTTTCGCTGTTCGATTATGACGCGCCAGAACAATGGCCTGAATTGCAACGCCTGGCAGGAATGCTCCTGCACACCTCGTTCTCTGCCAGCGGTATCGTCACCAGCATTACTACTGATGCCAACGGAACCCGCCATATTGCCCTGCACAGTGAGCCGGATGTCCTTACGCTTGTTCGTTATCTTGGTAACAGCCTGCTTCTGGTCGTCAGCGCATTAAGCTTTATCATCAACAGCCTGCTTGCGCTTAAACGCATTCACCGTAATCGCCTTCGCACCAGCGCGATTCAAAGTTATTACGATAAATGCTTCAACCACACGCCTGGGAGCAGTGAAGGCATCCGTCCGCTGTTCTGA